From a single Citricoccus sp. SGAir0253 genomic region:
- a CDS encoding cytochrome c biogenesis protein ResB has translation MARDEDARTEPSRNDQPQQPEVELPALGVTGTLRFAWTQLTSMRTALMLLLLLAVAAVPGSLFPQRPAGPEIVNQYLEDNPVLGPWLDRFQMFDVYSSVWFSAIYLLLFISLIGCVVPRAVKHAKVLRSAPPRTPRRLSRLPEYGRVVLEPTGPAPATAVEQAAQVLRKRGYRIEVRQEPDGGASVGAERGYVREVGNIVFHLSLIGVLVFMAVGGLLSYSGQKILVEGEEGFANTLVSYDAFTPGGAFSEDSLVPFSMSLKSFEKVFDRESTTHYGQPLDFTAVMEVQDGTGGEPEERILKVNHPLAFGDTRVYLVGNGYAPEVTVRDGNGDIAFQGPVVGQVQDEVYTSLLTIKAPDARPDQLGFVGFFLPTAYTGEDGVAVSIDPELFNPELNLNSYYGNLGLDEGQPQNVYVLDTENLTELNNRDLEAGGITLSLGESYELPEGKGSISFDGVKPYVGLDILYDPGKWGVGVFAVLALIALVVSLFVRRRRVWVRGATGPDGSTLVEYGLLARGEDFSLREENLALRRKFEQLWPVTAPPEPGLSSSSTASTPTTASAAGRPGTTPDRPVQNRPE, from the coding sequence GTGGCCCGGGACGAGGACGCCCGCACCGAGCCGTCCCGGAACGACCAGCCCCAGCAGCCCGAGGTGGAGCTGCCCGCCCTGGGTGTCACCGGCACGCTGCGGTTCGCCTGGACCCAGCTGACGTCCATGCGCACCGCGCTCATGCTCCTGCTGCTGCTGGCCGTGGCCGCCGTGCCCGGCTCCCTGTTCCCCCAGCGCCCGGCCGGCCCGGAGATCGTCAACCAGTACCTCGAGGACAACCCGGTCCTGGGGCCCTGGCTGGACCGCTTCCAGATGTTCGACGTGTACTCCTCGGTGTGGTTCTCCGCGATCTACCTGCTGCTGTTCATCTCCCTGATCGGCTGCGTGGTCCCGCGCGCCGTGAAGCACGCCAAGGTGCTGCGCTCGGCCCCGCCGCGCACGCCGCGCCGGCTGTCCCGGCTGCCGGAGTACGGCCGGGTCGTGCTCGAGCCGACCGGTCCCGCCCCGGCCACGGCGGTGGAGCAGGCCGCGCAGGTGCTGCGCAAGCGCGGCTACCGGATCGAGGTGCGCCAGGAGCCCGACGGCGGCGCCTCGGTGGGGGCCGAGCGCGGCTACGTCCGTGAGGTCGGCAATATCGTGTTCCACCTCTCGCTCATCGGGGTGCTGGTGTTCATGGCCGTGGGCGGCTTGCTGAGCTACTCCGGGCAGAAGATCCTCGTGGAGGGGGAGGAGGGGTTCGCCAACACCCTCGTCTCCTACGATGCCTTCACTCCCGGCGGCGCCTTCTCCGAGGACAGCCTGGTGCCGTTCTCGATGTCGCTGAAGAGCTTCGAAAAGGTCTTCGACCGGGAGTCGACGACGCACTACGGCCAGCCGTTGGACTTCACCGCGGTGATGGAGGTCCAGGACGGCACCGGTGGCGAGCCGGAGGAACGGATCCTGAAGGTCAACCACCCGCTGGCGTTCGGCGACACCCGGGTCTACCTGGTGGGCAACGGCTACGCCCCGGAGGTCACCGTCCGCGACGGCAACGGGGACATCGCGTTCCAGGGCCCGGTGGTCGGCCAGGTCCAGGACGAGGTGTACACCTCGCTGCTGACCATCAAGGCTCCCGACGCCCGGCCGGATCAGCTCGGCTTCGTCGGGTTCTTCCTGCCCACCGCCTACACCGGCGAGGACGGGGTGGCCGTCTCGATCGACCCCGAGCTGTTCAACCCGGAGCTGAACCTGAACTCCTACTACGGGAACCTCGGCCTGGACGAGGGGCAGCCGCAGAACGTCTACGTGCTGGACACCGAGAACCTCACCGAGCTGAACAACCGCGACCTCGAGGCCGGGGGCATCACCCTGAGCCTGGGGGAATCCTATGAGTTGCCCGAGGGCAAGGGCTCCATCTCCTTCGACGGAGTCAAGCCCTATGTCGGCCTGGACATCCTCTACGACCCGGGCAAGTGGGGCGTGGGCGTGTTTGCCGTGCTGGCCCTGATCGCCCTGGTGGTGAGCCTGTTCGTGCGCCGACGCCGCGTGTGGGTCCGGGGCGCCACCGGCCCCGACGGGTCCACCCTGGTGGAGTACGGCCTGCTGGCCCGCGGCGAGGACTTCAGCCTACGCGAGGAGAACCTCGCCCTGCGCCGGAAGTTCGAGCAGCTCTGGCCGGTCACCGCGCCACCGGAACCCGGGCTGTCCTCATCCTCCACCGCCTCGACGCCCACCACCGCCTCAGCCGCCGGGCGTCCCGGCACCACCCCGGACCGCCCCGTCCAGAACCGACCGGAGTAA
- the ccsB gene encoding c-type cytochrome biogenesis protein CcsB, producing the protein MQPINLQLASYSDLFMLIAALVYAVAFILFALDLATSSKTIRALEAELARERDVDTTDTTASPARRDHLVGAGVGGPARGAGTGSTTVPGARPHLTGADTGAGGAGGSELVDEDMDYLGTTARPVANVAVALMVIAAAVHAFAVIARAVAASRVPWGNMYEFCTTGAMLVSVVYLLFLIRKDIRFLGTFVAGLVVIMMAAATIGFPTPIAHLQPALQSPWIIIHVSIAVLASALFTLTFAMSVLQLIQHRREATARAGTTPGLVFMRLVPSAVSLENWSYRINAVGFVMWTFTLIAGAIWAEASWGRYWGWDTKEVWTFVIWVVYAGYLHARATRGWTGERAAWLSIIGYCCIVFNFTIVNTYFPGLHSYAGLPS; encoded by the coding sequence ATGCAACCCATCAACCTGCAGCTGGCCAGCTACAGCGACCTGTTCATGCTCATCGCCGCCCTGGTCTACGCCGTCGCCTTCATCCTCTTCGCCCTGGACCTGGCCACCTCCTCCAAGACCATCCGTGCCCTGGAGGCCGAACTGGCCCGAGAACGCGACGTCGACACCACCGACACCACCGCATCCCCGGCGCGTCGGGACCACCTGGTGGGCGCCGGGGTCGGGGGCCCGGCCCGGGGGGCCGGGACGGGCTCGACGACGGTCCCCGGTGCCCGCCCCCACCTCACCGGCGCCGACACCGGTGCCGGTGGGGCCGGCGGGAGCGAGCTGGTGGATGAGGACATGGATTACCTGGGCACCACCGCCCGCCCAGTGGCCAACGTCGCGGTGGCGCTGATGGTCATCGCCGCCGCGGTGCATGCCTTCGCCGTGATCGCCCGCGCCGTGGCCGCCTCCCGGGTGCCGTGGGGCAACATGTACGAGTTCTGCACCACCGGCGCGATGCTGGTCTCGGTGGTGTATCTGCTGTTCCTGATCCGCAAGGACATCCGCTTCCTGGGGACCTTCGTCGCCGGCCTGGTAGTGATCATGATGGCCGCGGCCACCATCGGCTTCCCCACGCCCATCGCGCACCTGCAGCCGGCCCTGCAGTCCCCGTGGATCATCATCCACGTCTCCATCGCCGTGCTGGCCTCGGCGCTGTTCACCCTGACCTTCGCCATGAGCGTCCTGCAGCTCATCCAGCACCGCCGCGAGGCCACGGCCCGCGCCGGCACCACCCCGGGGCTGGTCTTCATGCGCCTGGTGCCCTCGGCAGTGAGCCTGGAGAACTGGTCCTACCGGATCAACGCCGTAGGCTTCGTGATGTGGACCTTCACCCTGATCGCCGGCGCCATCTGGGCCGAGGCCTCCTGGGGCCGGTACTGGGGCTGGGACACCAAGGAGGTCTGGACCTTCGTGATCTGGGTGGTCTACGCCGGCTACCTGCACGCCCGCGCCACCCGCGGCTGGACCGGGGAACGCGCCGCCTGGCTCTCGATCATCGGCTACTGCTGCATCGTGTTCAACTTCACCATCGTCAACACCTACTTCCCGGGGCTGCACTCCTACGCCGGCCTGCCCTCGTAG
- a CDS encoding signal peptidase II: protein MVLDQGTKWWAESTLSTGERVPLLGDLLGLQLAYNPGAAFSFGANSTWIFTVLSAVAVAAAIWFTLRVRTLSWAIVIGCLGGAVTSHLGDRLLRPPSFGQGHVVDFLAYGNWFIGNVADIFIVGGALAAVLLTATVRDRDTVDAAR, encoded by the coding sequence GTGGTCCTGGACCAGGGGACCAAGTGGTGGGCGGAGAGCACCCTGTCCACGGGGGAGCGCGTCCCGCTCCTGGGGGACCTGCTCGGGCTCCAGCTGGCCTACAACCCCGGAGCGGCCTTCTCGTTCGGGGCCAACTCGACCTGGATCTTCACCGTCCTCTCGGCGGTGGCGGTCGCCGCGGCAATCTGGTTCACCCTCCGGGTCCGTACCCTCTCCTGGGCGATCGTGATCGGGTGCCTCGGCGGCGCGGTGACCTCCCATCTGGGCGACCGGCTCCTGCGCCCCCCGTCGTTTGGGCAAGGCCACGTCGTGGACTTCCTCGCCTACGGGAACTGGTTCATCGGCAACGTCGCGGACATCTTCATCGTCGGCGGGGCACTGGCCGCGGTCCTGCTGACCGCCACAGTGCGCGACCGGGACACAGTGGACGCCGCGCGGTAA
- a CDS encoding cation-translocating P-type ATPase: protein MSAACCGAPEAPTGPEQHEEHEEHRPWWRDAAILLPVLSGIAFLTGLVLEWSGAGGAATVVFWVGLVLGAWTFVPGALRGLFTRGRLGIGLLMTISAIGAVILGYLEEAAALAFLYSIAEALEDKAMDRARAGLRALLKLVPETATIRQGAATVQVEAKDLHPGQVLVVRPGERVATDGIVRAGRSSLDTSAITGESIPVAVGPGDTVSAGSINTSGALEIQATAAGTDNSLTTIVHLVEQAQAEKGGRARLADRIAKPLVPGVLILAVAVAVLGSLFGDPELWITRALVVLVAASPCALAIAVPVTVVSAIGAASRFGVVIKSGAAFECLGGIRHLAVDKTGTLTRNQPTVTAVLTAPGAAEQDVLGWAAALEQHSTHPLAAAITAATPNTPAAAGVTETAGHGITGRIDGAPVTVGSPRWLDPGPLGAQVQELEDQGMTVVIVHHDGAAAGAIGVRDELRPEVPAVVTTLTGQGIGVTMLTGDNARTARAIAAQAGIQDVRAELRPEDKATAVHQLSGTKPTAMIGDGINDAPALAGATVGIAMGATGSDAAIESADVAFTGHDLRLIPQALAHARRGRVIMNQNIVLSLLIIAVLLPLAITGVLGLAAVVLVHEVAEVVVIGNGLRAATTRRVPLQALAGRQAQPAAVG from the coding sequence GTGAGCGCCGCCTGCTGTGGCGCCCCGGAGGCGCCGACCGGACCCGAGCAGCACGAGGAGCACGAGGAGCACCGGCCGTGGTGGCGAGATGCGGCGATCCTGCTCCCGGTGCTCTCCGGCATCGCCTTCCTGACCGGGCTGGTCCTGGAATGGTCGGGGGCCGGAGGCGCGGCCACGGTGGTGTTCTGGGTCGGGCTGGTGCTGGGCGCCTGGACCTTCGTGCCCGGTGCGCTGCGCGGGCTGTTCACCCGGGGTCGGCTCGGGATCGGGCTGCTGATGACGATCAGCGCCATCGGCGCGGTGATCCTGGGCTACCTCGAGGAGGCCGCCGCCCTGGCGTTCTTGTACTCCATCGCCGAGGCCCTGGAAGACAAGGCCATGGACCGGGCCCGGGCCGGGCTGCGGGCCCTGCTCAAGCTCGTGCCCGAGACCGCCACCATCCGCCAGGGTGCGGCCACGGTTCAGGTCGAGGCCAAGGACCTGCACCCCGGGCAGGTGCTCGTGGTCCGGCCCGGGGAACGGGTCGCCACCGACGGGATCGTGCGCGCCGGGCGCAGTTCCTTGGACACCTCGGCGATCACTGGCGAATCCATCCCGGTCGCGGTCGGCCCGGGAGACACCGTCTCGGCCGGGTCGATCAACACCTCCGGGGCCCTGGAGATTCAGGCCACCGCCGCCGGCACCGACAACTCCCTGACCACCATCGTGCACCTGGTCGAACAGGCCCAGGCCGAGAAGGGCGGCCGGGCCCGGCTGGCCGACCGGATCGCGAAGCCCCTGGTGCCCGGGGTGCTCATCCTCGCCGTGGCCGTCGCGGTCCTCGGGTCCCTGTTCGGGGACCCGGAACTGTGGATCACCCGCGCCCTGGTGGTGCTGGTGGCCGCCTCCCCCTGCGCCCTGGCCATCGCCGTCCCGGTCACCGTGGTCTCCGCGATCGGCGCGGCCAGCCGGTTCGGGGTCGTCATCAAGTCCGGGGCCGCCTTCGAATGCCTCGGCGGGATCCGCCACCTGGCCGTGGACAAGACCGGCACCCTGACCCGCAACCAGCCCACCGTCACCGCCGTGCTCACCGCCCCCGGTGCCGCCGAGCAAGACGTGCTGGGCTGGGCCGCGGCGCTGGAACAGCACAGCACCCACCCGCTGGCCGCGGCCATCACCGCCGCCACCCCAAACACGCCCGCGGCCGCCGGCGTCACCGAGACCGCCGGTCACGGGATCACCGGCCGCATTGACGGGGCCCCGGTCACCGTCGGCAGCCCCCGCTGGCTGGACCCCGGGCCCTTGGGAGCCCAGGTCCAGGAACTGGAGGACCAGGGCATGACCGTGGTCATCGTCCACCACGACGGGGCGGCCGCCGGCGCGATCGGGGTCCGCGACGAACTGCGCCCCGAGGTCCCCGCCGTCGTGACCACCCTGACCGGCCAGGGCATCGGGGTCACGATGCTCACCGGCGACAACGCCCGCACCGCCCGGGCCATCGCCGCCCAGGCTGGCATTCAGGACGTCCGTGCCGAACTGCGCCCCGAGGACAAGGCCACCGCCGTCCACCAGCTGAGCGGCACCAAACCCACCGCGATGATCGGGGACGGCATCAACGACGCCCCCGCCCTGGCCGGGGCGACCGTGGGCATCGCCATGGGCGCCACCGGCTCGGACGCGGCCATCGAGTCCGCTGACGTCGCCTTCACCGGCCACGACCTGCGCCTGATCCCCCAGGCCCTGGCCCACGCCCGCCGCGGCCGGGTGATCATGAACCAGAACATCGTCCTGTCGCTGCTGATCATCGCCGTGCTGCTGCCGCTGGCCATCACCGGCGTCCTGGGCTTGGCCGCCGTGGTCCTGGTGCACGAGGTCGCCGAGGTCGTCGTCATCGGCAACGGCCTGCGCGCCGCCACCACCCGGCGCGTTCCCCTGCAGGCCCTGGCCGGCCGGCAGGCCCAGCCCGCCGCCGTGGGATGA
- a CDS encoding helix-turn-helix transcriptional regulator, whose protein sequence is MLTIATRLDVMNRLGRAMADPTRSRILLTLLESPGYPAELAQALGLSRSNVSNHLACLRDCGIVAVEHQGRRTRYAIADAHLARALSALLEVTLAVDASAPCLDPGCPVPGCCDTAEVAS, encoded by the coding sequence ATGCTGACGATTGCGACACGCCTGGACGTGATGAACCGGCTGGGCCGGGCGATGGCCGACCCGACCCGGTCCCGGATCCTGCTGACCCTGCTGGAGAGTCCCGGGTACCCGGCCGAGCTGGCCCAGGCGTTGGGGCTGAGCCGGTCGAACGTGTCCAACCACCTGGCCTGCCTGCGGGACTGCGGGATCGTGGCCGTCGAACACCAGGGCCGCCGCACCCGGTACGCGATCGCCGATGCGCACCTGGCCCGGGCGCTGAGCGCCCTGCTGGAGGTGACCCTCGCCGTGGACGCCTCCGCGCCCTGCCTGGACCCGGGCTGCCCGGTGCCCGGGTGCTGCGACACGGCGGAGGTCGCCTCGTGA